A region from the Candidatus Electrothrix scaldis genome encodes:
- a CDS encoding ATP-binding cassette domain-containing protein, whose translation MIEVNNVSYTYTDGTKAVDDVSMTFPEQGIFAVMGLSGSGKTTLLNCIARFLFPQQGAILLDGQDIKAMKEKDFRQQVGVVFQHLNLFPHLNVLENMMLALERVQGRSKSEAKAEAMEILDRLNIGELAANYPAQVSGGQAQRVAIARGLALKPKFMLLDEPTSALDAATTSDFAQWLRELQEFTSFIIVTHDLPFAEQTAEQGVYMENGQVREQGRLTEVLQNLDRC comes from the coding sequence ATGATTGAAGTAAATAATGTCTCCTATACATACACGGACGGAACCAAGGCGGTTGATGATGTCAGCATGACTTTCCCGGAACAGGGAATTTTTGCCGTCATGGGCCTGTCCGGTTCCGGTAAGACCACCCTGCTTAACTGCATTGCCCGCTTTTTGTTCCCTCAACAGGGCGCAATCCTCCTCGATGGTCAGGATATAAAGGCAATGAAGGAGAAGGATTTTCGCCAGCAGGTTGGGGTGGTGTTTCAGCACCTGAACCTCTTTCCTCATCTTAATGTGCTGGAAAATATGATGCTGGCCTTGGAAAGGGTCCAGGGGCGGAGTAAAAGCGAGGCAAAAGCTGAGGCTATGGAGATCCTTGACCGGCTCAATATTGGCGAGTTGGCAGCAAATTATCCTGCCCAAGTCAGTGGAGGTCAGGCCCAGCGAGTAGCTATTGCCCGGGGCCTGGCTCTGAAGCCCAAGTTCATGCTTCTGGATGAGCCGACCAGTGCCTTAGATGCAGCCACGACCTCGGATTTTGCTCAATGGCTGCGGGAGTTGCAGGAGTTTACCAGCTTTATTATTGTCACCCATGACCTGCCCTTTGCCGAACAGACAGCAGAGCAAGGGGTGTATATGGAAAACGGGCAGGTACGGGAACAAGGTCGCCTTACAGAGGTACTGCAAAATCTCGACCGCTGCTGA
- a CDS encoding tetratricopeptide repeat protein: MTPTMQPESSEAVIKRICRALSRADGFALYFVLVNLPSARRAFARQVIEQLERPVIELDVPAQGFGDTTLDGWLLPQMEGAPAESAIFLHGLDHAMPNDRVGLRRFLQQLNWRRGALASVGRPLVIWLPRYALDNMAEHAPDLYDWYSNVYEFASPAEEAEELQSSFYTEFNTDVHPANRQSKAEKEQWLRTLTALLDEHPQRNAYRAKLLGDAGMMYKALGHLEDALALCQQSLAIRRESGDRKGEGMLLNNIGTIYHVRGDYTTALTYLDRSLDIRKETGDRKGEGATLSNISQIYSARGDYATALGYLERSLAIRQEIGDKKGEASTLNSIGQIYKKRGDYDKALNYLEQSLDIARAIGDRAGEDCIRHNIGGIYHAEGNTAKALQCYEQSLTIQQEIGNRYGEAMTSWSIGLTLKKQGDLSKAESYISRAVQLAELIGHSKLGAWRKTLAELRAEMKGR; this comes from the coding sequence ATGACACCGACGATGCAGCCTGAAAGCAGCGAAGCCGTCATCAAACGCATCTGCCGGGCCCTGAGCCGGGCCGATGGCTTTGCCCTCTATTTTGTCCTGGTCAACCTCCCCTCCGCCCGCAGGGCTTTTGCTCGCCAGGTGATTGAGCAGCTGGAGCGACCTGTGATTGAGCTGGACGTACCAGCCCAGGGCTTCGGTGATACCACCCTGGACGGCTGGCTCCTCCCACAGATGGAAGGCGCACCGGCAGAGAGCGCCATCTTCCTGCACGGGCTGGACCATGCCATGCCCAACGACCGGGTCGGCCTGCGCCGCTTCCTCCAGCAGCTCAACTGGCGACGTGGCGCTCTGGCTTCTGTGGGACGGCCCCTGGTCATCTGGCTGCCCCGCTATGCCCTGGACAACATGGCCGAGCACGCGCCGGACTTGTATGACTGGTACAGCAATGTCTATGAGTTTGCCTCGCCAGCAGAAGAAGCTGAGGAGCTGCAAAGCAGCTTTTACACCGAGTTCAACACTGATGTACATCCGGCCAACCGTCAGAGCAAGGCGGAAAAGGAGCAATGGCTGCGCACCCTGACTGCTCTGCTGGATGAGCACCCGCAACGCAATGCCTACCGGGCCAAGCTGCTGGGTGATGCAGGAATGATGTATAAGGCCCTTGGTCATCTGGAAGATGCCCTTGCGCTGTGCCAGCAGTCACTTGCCATCAGGCGGGAGAGTGGTGACAGGAAGGGCGAGGGGATGTTGCTGAACAACATCGGCACTATCTATCATGTGCGGGGCGACTACACGACGGCCCTGACCTACTTGGATCGGAGCCTCGACATCCGTAAAGAGACTGGCGACAGGAAAGGAGAAGGTGCCACCCTGAGCAACATCAGCCAAATTTACTCTGCACGGGGCGACTACGCAACGGCCCTCGGTTACCTAGAGCGGAGCCTTGCCATCCGACAGGAAATCGGCGACAAGAAGGGCGAAGCCTCCACCCTGAACAGCATCGGCCAAATCTATAAGAAGCGAGGCGACTATGACAAGGCCCTGAACTATCTGGAGCAGAGCCTAGACATTGCCCGGGCAATAGGGGATCGGGCCGGAGAGGATTGTATACGGCATAATATCGGTGGTATTTACCATGCTGAGGGAAATACTGCCAAGGCATTACAGTGTTACGAGCAGAGCCTTACTATTCAACAAGAAATTGGCAATAGGTATGGCGAGGCGATGACAAGCTGGAGTATTGGGTTGACCCTCAAAAAACAAGGCGATCTAAGCAAGGCGGAATCATACATCAGCCGGGCCGTGCAGCTTGCCGAGTTGATTGGTCATTCCAAACTGGGAGCATGGCGCAAGACCTTGGCAGAGCTGCGGGCGGAGATGAAGGGGCGGTAG
- a CDS encoding MFS transporter yields MQTKKDPESSKGSGSSSYAAGHFSSYLRLLRQNRNYRRYWLSSCISQIGDWFNYIAIFVLLNQLTGSGKAVSWFLIAKYLPPAVLGPVAGVIADKFSRKKILITCDLMRAGLVLGYLLIRDSDYVWLVYVLAFVQESIWTFYHPARQATVPNLCSKEELSIVNGLSGASWSVMLAFGAALGGFFTAHFGWQAAILADCCSFLLSATVMLTVLIPHREKRAPAQFSLARVTGWLDLKEGFAYIKARPKVIALLTVKSGWALSGGILVMLAVFGEQVFAQENNTGQGGLSGILFSMRGLGAALGPIIAWRLFGDGIPAMRKAIGGAFFFSCAAYILFSQAPNMWFAAFWVFLGHFGGSVQWVFSTTLLHRRVEDRFRGRLFSTEMTLMTLMLSLSTWCTGAAMDFGISPRTIVLVLALLFLLPGSGWLLYLRSLHKTGSSHD; encoded by the coding sequence ATGCAAACAAAAAAAGATCCTGAATCTTCAAAAGGTTCAGGATCTTCCTCTTACGCAGCAGGTCATTTTTCCTCATACCTGCGCCTGCTCCGCCAGAATCGCAATTATCGCCGCTATTGGCTGTCCAGCTGTATCAGCCAGATCGGAGACTGGTTTAATTATATTGCCATCTTTGTTCTGCTCAACCAGCTGACCGGCTCCGGTAAGGCGGTGAGCTGGTTCCTGATTGCCAAATACCTTCCACCGGCAGTGCTTGGGCCGGTGGCCGGAGTTATTGCGGACAAATTCAGCCGCAAGAAGATCCTGATCACCTGCGATCTCATGCGGGCCGGGTTAGTGCTGGGCTATCTGCTCATCCGGGACAGTGACTATGTCTGGCTGGTCTATGTGCTGGCCTTTGTCCAGGAATCCATCTGGACCTTTTACCACCCTGCCCGCCAGGCCACGGTGCCGAATCTCTGTAGCAAAGAGGAGCTCAGTATCGTCAATGGGCTCTCCGGTGCCTCCTGGTCGGTGATGCTGGCCTTTGGTGCGGCCCTGGGTGGTTTCTTTACTGCCCATTTCGGGTGGCAGGCCGCAATCCTGGCTGATTGTTGCAGCTTTCTTCTCTCTGCAACGGTGATGCTCACGGTGCTGATCCCTCACCGGGAAAAACGAGCCCCTGCACAATTCTCCCTGGCCCGGGTCACGGGCTGGCTTGACCTGAAGGAAGGCTTTGCCTATATCAAGGCGCGACCCAAGGTCATTGCCCTGCTCACGGTCAAGAGCGGCTGGGCCCTTTCCGGCGGTATCCTGGTGATGCTGGCTGTGTTCGGCGAACAGGTCTTTGCTCAGGAAAACAACACCGGGCAGGGCGGCCTGAGCGGCATCCTCTTTTCCATGCGCGGTCTGGGCGCGGCTCTGGGCCCTATTATCGCCTGGCGCCTGTTCGGGGACGGCATCCCGGCTATGCGCAAGGCCATTGGCGGGGCCTTTTTCTTCTCCTGCGCCGCCTATATCCTCTTCAGTCAGGCACCCAATATGTGGTTTGCCGCCTTCTGGGTCTTCCTGGGCCATTTCGGGGGCTCAGTCCAATGGGTCTTCAGCACCACCCTGCTCCATCGTCGGGTAGAGGACCGCTTTCGTGGCCGCCTCTTCTCCACCGAGATGACCCTCATGACCCTGATGCTGAGCCTCTCCACCTGGTGTACTGGCGCGGCCATGGATTTTGGCATAAGCCCCCGCACCATCGTCCTGGTCCTGGCCCTGCTCTTTCTCCTGCCCGGAAGCGGCTGGTTGCTCTATCTCCGTTCTCTGCACAAAACAGGCAGCAGTCATGACTGA
- a CDS encoding FAD-dependent oxidoreductase, which translates to MSKKVIIVGGVAAGPKAACHLKRAQPGWDVTVVDQDSMISYGGCGIPYYVGGDVSDEAELRSTSFHMLRDESFFANSKGVEVLTRTKALAIDRQNKKLQVKNLDSGEEQALPYDKLMLATGATPFVLPIPGADLDGVFTISDLHKAIEIKKRIAGGKVGKVVVIGGGAIGLEMAESFADLWGLEASLVEFMPQLLPKLIDTDFATMLQRHLEEMNVAVYTGEGATEIVGDSEGKVVAVKTPQRTLEADLVVMAAGVRPRSDLAKEAGLAVEPWGGITVNNRLQTSDPDIYAAGDCIAVKHLVTGKQTFTPMGSLANREGRVAADNMAGNAASFEGVVGSFIMKAFDRCIAATGITYEAAVAEGFDADYSLTAPDDRAHFFPNSASVVLQLVFDKRTRRVLGLQAFGMMNDSISARIDAAAVMISKGATIEDFMMAEMAYAPPFSAAIDSLNAAAFVADNICAGRMRSVSMDRFYAWMADFSTEPDWVVLDVRHPKEAEPFVEKFGADKWIAIAYDKVNRQHEELPTDKTLIIFCGSGNRAYEVQVFLDHLGLKNSLVLGGGMKVIRWMGADWLP; encoded by the coding sequence ATGAGCAAAAAAGTAATTATTGTCGGCGGGGTCGCTGCCGGTCCCAAGGCTGCCTGTCATCTGAAAAGGGCTCAACCTGGCTGGGATGTCACTGTGGTGGATCAGGACAGCATGATATCCTACGGTGGTTGCGGTATTCCTTATTATGTGGGAGGTGATGTCTCGGACGAGGCAGAGCTGCGCTCCACCAGCTTTCACATGCTCCGTGACGAGTCTTTTTTTGCCAATTCCAAGGGGGTTGAGGTGCTTACCCGAACCAAGGCTCTGGCAATCGACCGCCAGAACAAAAAGCTCCAGGTCAAGAACCTGGACAGCGGCGAGGAGCAGGCACTCCCCTATGACAAGCTCATGCTGGCTACCGGTGCTACCCCCTTTGTCCTGCCCATCCCTGGGGCGGATCTGGACGGGGTTTTCACCATTTCCGACCTGCATAAGGCTATCGAAATTAAGAAAAGGATTGCTGGCGGGAAAGTAGGCAAGGTTGTGGTTATCGGCGGTGGCGCTATTGGTCTCGAGATGGCTGAGTCCTTTGCTGACCTCTGGGGCCTGGAGGCTAGTCTGGTCGAATTTATGCCCCAGCTCCTCCCCAAACTGATAGACACCGACTTTGCCACCATGCTGCAACGGCATCTTGAAGAAATGAACGTGGCAGTCTACACAGGTGAAGGCGCAACCGAGATCGTCGGGGATAGCGAGGGCAAGGTGGTGGCCGTGAAAACACCTCAACGCACTTTAGAGGCCGATCTGGTGGTTATGGCCGCCGGTGTTCGTCCGCGCAGTGACTTGGCCAAAGAGGCAGGCTTAGCTGTGGAACCCTGGGGCGGCATCACGGTGAATAACAGGTTACAGACCTCTGACCCGGATATCTACGCAGCTGGTGACTGTATTGCTGTTAAACATCTGGTGACTGGCAAGCAGACCTTTACTCCTATGGGCTCTCTGGCTAACCGGGAAGGCAGGGTCGCTGCTGATAATATGGCGGGCAATGCGGCTTCCTTTGAGGGCGTGGTGGGCTCCTTTATTATGAAGGCCTTTGACCGCTGTATTGCTGCCACCGGTATTACTTATGAGGCTGCGGTGGCTGAGGGCTTTGACGCGGATTACTCCTTGACCGCCCCGGATGATCGTGCCCATTTCTTTCCAAACAGCGCCTCCGTGGTCCTGCAACTGGTCTTTGACAAACGCACTCGCCGGGTTCTGGGGCTCCAGGCCTTCGGCATGATGAACGACTCTATCTCAGCCCGGATTGACGCAGCAGCGGTGATGATCAGCAAGGGTGCTACTATTGAGGACTTCATGATGGCGGAAATGGCCTATGCGCCGCCTTTCTCAGCAGCTATTGATTCCCTGAATGCTGCCGCCTTTGTGGCGGATAACATCTGCGCTGGCCGGATGCGCTCCGTCAGCATGGACCGGTTTTATGCCTGGATGGCTGATTTTTCCACAGAACCGGATTGGGTTGTCCTGGATGTCCGTCATCCTAAGGAAGCAGAACCCTTTGTGGAAAAATTCGGGGCAGATAAATGGATTGCCATAGCCTATGACAAGGTGAACAGGCAGCATGAGGAGCTTCCGACTGACAAGACCCTGATCATCTTTTGCGGCTCAGGAAATCGCGCCTATGAAGTACAGGTATTTTTGGACCATCTGGGACTGAAAAACAGCCTTGTGCTTGGAGGCGGCATGAAGGTCATTCGTTGGATGGGTGCGGACTGGTTGCCGTAA
- the purF gene encoding amidophosphoribosyltransferase: MEHIFPSQEPQSKPTHECGICGIYGHEDAAKLTYFGLYALQHRGQESAGIVSGDGNKMYIHKDMGLVPEVFTESNLQRLSGHLAVGHVRYSTTGESSIINTQPFMVTHQGTPIAVAHNGNLVNSVDLRNHLEQKGSIFQTTMDSEIVIQLMARTMHMGLRKAIKESFACIRGAYSLLLMTQDTMIAVRDPNGFRPLCLGRLADGAYVVASETCALDLITAEYVRDIEPGEVVIINKDGLESVFPWSPRRKSYCIFEQVYFARPDSDIFGTNVYAVRKRMGEILAKEAKIDADFVMPFPDSGNYAAIGYSQASGIPLEMGMIRNHYVGRTFIQPSQAMRDFSVRVKLNPVGALLKGKRVIIVEDSIIRGTTGRSRVKALRDVGAKEVHMLVSCPPTRHACYYGIDFPSATQLIAATKSMEEIADYLGLDSLTYLSLEGLVEASGLPKDHFCLACFDGNYPVAPDLSFTKESLGGCGCA; encoded by the coding sequence ATGGAACATATATTTCCATCCCAAGAGCCCCAGTCAAAACCGACCCATGAATGCGGTATATGCGGAATATACGGTCATGAAGATGCAGCAAAACTCACCTACTTCGGCCTGTATGCCTTGCAGCACCGGGGCCAGGAAAGCGCGGGGATCGTTTCCGGTGACGGAAACAAAATGTATATTCACAAAGATATGGGTCTGGTGCCTGAGGTCTTTACCGAGTCCAATCTGCAACGCCTGAGCGGTCATCTGGCGGTGGGGCATGTACGCTACTCCACCACTGGCGAGTCCTCTATTATTAATACCCAGCCCTTCATGGTTACCCACCAGGGGACACCTATTGCTGTGGCCCATAACGGCAACCTGGTTAATTCTGTTGACCTGCGCAACCACCTGGAGCAGAAGGGATCTATTTTCCAGACCACGATGGACAGCGAGATCGTTATCCAGCTCATGGCCCGCACCATGCATATGGGTCTGAGAAAGGCCATTAAAGAGAGCTTTGCCTGCATACGCGGAGCCTACTCGCTGCTGCTCATGACCCAGGATACCATGATCGCGGTCCGTGATCCCAACGGCTTCCGTCCTCTCTGTCTTGGTCGTTTGGCTGATGGGGCCTATGTGGTTGCCTCCGAGACCTGTGCGCTGGACCTGATCACTGCCGAGTATGTCCGTGATATTGAGCCAGGTGAGGTTGTCATTATCAACAAGGATGGCCTGGAATCTGTCTTCCCCTGGTCGCCCCGTCGCAAGAGCTATTGCATCTTTGAGCAGGTCTATTTTGCCCGCCCGGACAGCGATATCTTTGGCACCAATGTCTATGCGGTCCGCAAGCGCATGGGCGAGATCCTGGCCAAGGAGGCCAAAATCGATGCTGACTTTGTTATGCCTTTCCCGGACTCAGGCAATTACGCAGCCATCGGGTATTCCCAGGCATCCGGTATTCCTCTGGAGATGGGCATGATCCGTAACCATTATGTGGGCCGCACCTTTATCCAGCCCTCCCAGGCCATGCGTGACTTTTCTGTGCGGGTGAAACTGAACCCGGTCGGAGCGCTCCTCAAGGGCAAACGGGTCATCATTGTTGAGGATTCCATTATTCGCGGCACCACCGGCAGAAGCCGGGTCAAAGCCCTGCGTGATGTAGGGGCCAAAGAGGTCCATATGCTGGTCTCCTGCCCTCCAACCCGCCATGCCTGTTATTACGGCATTGATTTTCCTTCAGCTACCCAGCTCATTGCAGCGACCAAGAGCATGGAGGAGATTGCGGACTACCTGGGACTGGATTCCCTGACCTACCTCAGCCTGGAAGGCCTGGTCGAAGCAAGTGGCCTGCCCAAGGATCATTTTTGCCTGGCCTGCTTTGATGGCAACTACCCTGTTGCCCCGGATCTTTCCTTTACCAAGGAATCTCTGGGCGGCTGCGGTTGTGCCTGA
- a CDS encoding UbiA-like polyprenyltransferase — MPYPDSDSPIMLKKIHILLEMIKFKHSVFALPFALMGAFLAVRGIPSLWVFFWVIIAMVGARTAAMTFNRIADHRFDAANPRTEKRAIPAGEVSLKESWLMVGAGSALFFLACWMLNSLALTLSPFALGLTFFYSLTKRFTWLCHVLLGIALAVAPLGGWVATTGSLVGYPWVLSLGVLFWVTGFDIIYASQDAEFDRKAGLYSMPASLGRKNAFRLAITFHVVAFVLFTLTGYFQGLNIIYYIGIALTGSALFYQHLIVNPRDLSRIQMSFFSMNGFISLTLFIATCISLLITK, encoded by the coding sequence ATGCCATACCCCGACAGCGATTCACCAATCATGTTGAAAAAGATACACATTCTGCTTGAAATGATTAAATTCAAGCACTCGGTTTTTGCCTTACCCTTTGCCCTGATGGGGGCCTTTCTTGCCGTCCGGGGTATTCCCTCGCTCTGGGTCTTTTTCTGGGTGATCATCGCCATGGTCGGTGCCCGCACAGCAGCCATGACCTTTAACCGCATTGCGGATCATCGTTTTGATGCGGCCAATCCTCGCACCGAGAAACGAGCCATTCCTGCGGGTGAGGTTTCACTCAAGGAATCCTGGCTCATGGTCGGGGCGGGATCGGCTCTGTTTTTCCTGGCCTGCTGGATGCTCAATTCCCTGGCACTGACCCTTTCCCCTTTTGCCCTGGGCCTGACTTTTTTCTATTCCTTGACCAAGCGTTTTACTTGGCTTTGTCATGTCCTCCTGGGTATAGCTTTGGCCGTTGCTCCCTTGGGTGGCTGGGTGGCAACCACCGGGAGTCTGGTCGGCTATCCCTGGGTGCTGTCCTTAGGCGTGCTGTTCTGGGTGACCGGCTTTGATATTATCTATGCATCCCAGGATGCAGAGTTTGACCGTAAGGCCGGGCTCTATTCCATGCCAGCTTCCTTAGGCAGAAAAAACGCCTTTCGCCTGGCAATCACCTTTCATGTTGTGGCCTTTGTGCTTTTTACCCTGACCGGTTATTTTCAAGGGTTAAATATCATTTATTATATCGGCATAGCCCTGACAGGAAGTGCCTTGTTTTATCAGCATCTTATCGTTAACCCGAGAGATCTCTCAAGGATTCAGATGTCCTTTTTCTCCATGAACGGCTTTATCTCCCTGACGCTTTTTATCGCTACCTGTATTTCCTTGCTGATAACGAAGTGA
- a CDS encoding ABC transporter substrate-binding protein/permease — translation MHYARIILTLTLAFLALAGHRPAAAEEEFVTALTGKFPPFSYYDKQGNLAGFDVDVSREIARRINRKSRIIATEWDGILAGLLAEKYDAIIGSMAITPARQESVDFSTPYYHSGAQLFIHRDNPDKVYSIEECGGLAIAVVLGETYQHFLEKRLPDIQVVTLKSAAEIFAMLEQKRITGFVTDRLVGAWQIKEASRPFVPVGEMLYKERIGIPVRKDSPELLGQINTALDAMENDGTMQRIHQRYFGLGKTSSSTLGTMQPTVIATKLLKGFAISLSIALAALLLGFILAIPCGLLLTFQRGSLKPLHFLVRGFVDFIRGTPVLIQLLFVWLGLGLSPFPAAILTLGICAMAYMAEVIRAGLMSVDPGQDLGARALGLSPVDRFRFVVWPQAFRIAIPPLMNCVVALLKDTALVSIISIPELIREAQSIISVTFEPGLYYLITGLMFFAVTFPLMKLSDRVERSIKAKGFAHD, via the coding sequence ATGCACTATGCCCGGATAATCCTCACCCTCACCCTTGCCTTCCTTGCCCTGGCAGGCCACCGGCCCGCCGCAGCCGAGGAAGAATTCGTCACCGCCCTGACCGGCAAGTTTCCCCCCTTCAGCTATTACGATAAGCAAGGGAACCTTGCCGGTTTTGACGTGGACGTCAGCCGGGAAATCGCCCGGCGGATCAACCGTAAATCCCGCATCATCGCCACAGAATGGGACGGCATTCTGGCAGGCCTGCTGGCGGAGAAATACGACGCCATCATCGGCTCAATGGCCATCACCCCTGCCCGACAGGAGAGTGTGGATTTCTCCACGCCCTATTACCATTCCGGGGCCCAGCTCTTTATCCACCGCGACAACCCGGACAAGGTCTACTCTATTGAGGAGTGCGGCGGCTTAGCCATTGCCGTGGTCCTGGGCGAAACCTACCAGCATTTTCTCGAAAAACGGCTCCCGGATATCCAGGTGGTCACCCTCAAGTCAGCAGCCGAGATCTTTGCCATGCTGGAGCAGAAGCGGATTACCGGCTTTGTCACGGACCGGCTGGTCGGGGCCTGGCAAATCAAGGAGGCGAGCCGTCCCTTTGTCCCGGTGGGCGAGATGCTCTATAAGGAGCGCATCGGCATTCCGGTGCGCAAGGACAGCCCGGAGCTGCTCGGCCAGATCAACACGGCCTTGGACGCAATGGAGAATGACGGCACCATGCAGCGCATCCACCAGCGCTATTTCGGCCTGGGCAAGACCTCCTCTTCCACGCTCGGCACCATGCAGCCTACGGTGATTGCAACCAAACTGCTCAAGGGCTTTGCCATCAGTCTCAGCATCGCCCTGGCTGCTCTTCTGCTCGGTTTTATCCTGGCCATTCCTTGCGGCCTGCTGCTCACTTTTCAGCGCGGCAGCCTCAAGCCGCTCCATTTCCTGGTGCGGGGCTTTGTTGATTTTATCCGGGGCACCCCTGTCCTGATCCAACTCCTCTTTGTCTGGCTGGGGCTTGGCCTCTCGCCCTTTCCAGCTGCCATCCTGACGCTAGGTATCTGCGCTATGGCCTATATGGCCGAGGTTATTCGGGCAGGCCTGATGAGTGTTGATCCGGGTCAGGATCTCGGCGCGCGAGCGCTGGGACTCTCTCCCGTAGACCGGTTTCGCTTTGTGGTCTGGCCCCAGGCCTTCCGCATTGCTATCCCGCCCTTGATGAACTGCGTGGTGGCCCTGCTCAAAGACACGGCCCTGGTCTCTATTATTTCCATTCCCGAGCTGATTCGCGAGGCCCAGTCCATAATCAGTGTCACCTTTGAACCAGGTCTCTACTACCTGATTACCGGTCTGATGTTCTTTGCCGTAACCTTCCCGCTGATGAAGCTCTCTGATCGCGTTGAACGCTCCATCAAAGCCAAAGGATTTGCCCATGATTGA